A single region of the Populus nigra chromosome 2, ddPopNigr1.1, whole genome shotgun sequence genome encodes:
- the LOC133683092 gene encoding vascular-related unknown protein 1-like — MEDFSINHSSMNKAVSVSPAEESGWTSYFEDFSNHKEEDHSLCSSTFDSSSMVSDAASFPPWKSSHAVACSSISGGLPKELTFKKTRTKEISLDDSLEDTASSPVNSPKVRDLRPILENPTKTNDQYFNSSLGNKEGSGLEQYAEGLETSERCEIIFSSGKNDCIDLKKRGLCLVPLSMLVNYLG; from the exons ATGGAAGACTTCTCTATTAATCATTCATCAATGAATAAAGCTGTTTCGGTCTCTCCAGCTGAGGAGAGCGGGTGGACATCTTATTTTGAAGATTTCTCTAACCATAAAGAAGAAGATCATAGTTTATGCTCTAGTACTTTTGATAGCTCCTCAATGGTTTCTGATGCTGCTTCTTTTCCTCCATGGAAATCATCTCATGCTGTTGCCTGCTCTTCCATCAGTGGGGGTTTGCCGAAAGAGTTAACtttcaagaaaacaagaacCAAGGAAATTTCTCTTGATGATTCCTTGGAGGATACTGCTAGTTCTCCTGTTAATAGCCCCAAG GTTAGAGATTTGAGACCGATATTAGAGAATCCCACGAAAACAAATGATCAATATTTTAACAGTTCTCTG GGTAATAAAGAAGGCAGTGGTTTAGAGCAATATGCAGAAGGGCTGGAAACAAGTGAAAGATGTGAAATAATCTTCAGTAGTGGGAAGAATGACTGCATAGATTTGAAGAAGAGAGGGTTGTGCTTGGTTCCTTTGTCCATGTTAGTTAACTATCTGGGTTAA